TGAAAGAATAGATTTAAAAGCATTGTCTCGACAATGTCGTCCAGATGATGGGCAAAGGCAATCTTCGTGCACCCGATTTCATGGGCAAGATTAAAGAGCGCCTTTCTCCTGTTCCAGCTGCACCAGAAACATCCAAATTTTTCTTCTTCCCCTTTCCATTCTTCTGATGGATGGGCAATGATATATGGGGTGGATTCTTCTTTAAAATATTCAATCAATATGTCCTTATTAACCCATTTGAAGCCCATATCAACGAAGCATGCGATGATTTCGTAATGTATAGGGACGAATTTTATCCTTTCCTTCATTATCTTTAAGAGAGAAAGGCTATCCTTGCCTCCCGAGACAGCAATCAGCACCTTATCCCCTTCCTTAAGCATCTTGTAATCCCAGATGGCCTTACCCACCTTTTTTGTTATGAAATATAAAAGACCATTTAAATTCATGCGATTGATTCTGCAAGCTTTCTGGCCTTTTCTTTGAAAGCCCTTTTTACCTCGCCTTTTTCCTGGCAGCCAGTTGCCTCGACGCTTCCAATATATGAGAGCTTTAACAGGTTAAAGGTCATTTTGAACATCTCTATGGCTGGTTTAAGTGTGCCCCTCTCTTCATCTCCGCATGTCATCAGGGTAATGGCCTTTTTCCCTTTTATTCTTGAATCGTAATTTTCGTCCATGAATGCTATCGACCTGTCTATGACAAGCTTCAGCTGACTTGATGGGGCAAACCAGTAGATGGGGGAGGCATATACGATGAGGTCTGATTCCATCATGTACTTTCTTATATCTTTCATGTCGTCATTGATTTTGCATACCCCCTTTTTTAAGCAGGCATAACAACCCTGGCATGGCCTGATGTTCATATCATTGAGATATAGCATTCTCACGCTGTGTCCTTT
This is a stretch of genomic DNA from Pseudomonadota bacterium. It encodes these proteins:
- a CDS encoding tRNA 2-thiocytidine biosynthesis TtcA family protein — encoded protein: MNLNGLLYFITKKVGKAIWDYKMLKEGDKVLIAVSGGKDSLSLLKIMKERIKFVPIHYEIIACFVDMGFKWVNKDILIEYFKEESTPYIIAHPSEEWKGEEEKFGCFWCSWNRRKALFNLAHEIGCTKIAFAHHLDDIVETMLLNLFFQGEIGTMKPYQEMFDGELAIIRPLAYVEEKELLRLATKLDLPVIFSECP
- a CDS encoding flavodoxin family protein; translated protein: MKTVILFGSPRKNGNTIQLVNLLSDIIKRKGHSVRMLYLNDMNIRPCQGCYACLKKGVCKINDDMKDIRKYMMESDLIVYASPIYWFAPSSQLKLVIDRSIAFMDENYDSRIKGKKAITLMTCGDEERGTLKPAIEMFKMTFNLLKLSYIGSVEATGCQEKGEVKRAFKEKARKLAESIA